The Magnetospirillum sp. genome includes a region encoding these proteins:
- a CDS encoding heme-binding protein yields the protein MADVVAFLKLTYAGANKMLAAAVAKADAMAVPQCIAIVDNGGNLLAFARMDGAKPLSVDSATRKAISAASSRAPTGGMAEGLDIRLAIATQGKLLNVKGGLPIVVDGHTIGGIGVGSGTGDQDLEVAKAGVAALAGAKTDF from the coding sequence ATGGCCGATGTCGTTGCGTTTCTGAAACTCACCTATGCGGGTGCGAACAAGATGCTGGCCGCCGCCGTGGCCAAGGCCGACGCGATGGCCGTGCCGCAATGCATTGCTATCGTCGACAATGGCGGCAATCTGCTGGCTTTTGCGCGCATGGACGGTGCGAAGCCCTTGTCGGTCGATTCGGCCACGCGTAAGGCGATCTCGGCCGCGTCGAGCCGCGCACCCACCGGCGGCATGGCCGAAGGGCTCGATATTCGCCTTGCCATCGCCACGCAAGGCAAGCTCCTGAACGTCAAAGGCGGCCTGCCGATCGTCGTCGACGGCCACACGATCGGCGGCATTGGCGTGGGTTCGGGTACGGGCGACCAGGATCTCGAAGTCGCCAAGGCCGGCGTTGCCGCACTTGCGGGTGCCAAGACCGATTTCTGA
- a CDS encoding PAS domain-containing protein, with protein sequence MAWTEKPPATIVALADLAPLLRTDSAKFLASGYAKLLAAAGGAIPSKASLDLSPIARMLADVALVAIEAPDRCIFRLVGENLKNRMGFDPTNLNYYDLVPDIRRSYAQRAMNMVIGRPMGFRADITQVYSSGEALTIETLGMPLASNESGVEGFILFADEAQSRWDRRLAAGTRLLGANVVRRDLVDIGFGVDADFRDLVET encoded by the coding sequence ATGGCTTGGACCGAAAAACCCCCCGCGACAATTGTTGCCCTTGCGGATTTAGCACCGCTGTTGCGCACCGACTCCGCCAAATTTTTGGCCTCGGGCTATGCGAAGTTGCTGGCAGCTGCTGGCGGCGCCATTCCGTCCAAAGCAAGCCTCGATCTGTCGCCGATCGCGCGAATGCTGGCAGATGTTGCATTGGTCGCAATCGAAGCCCCCGACCGCTGCATCTTTCGGCTGGTCGGCGAGAACCTCAAAAACCGCATGGGCTTCGATCCGACGAATCTCAACTACTACGATCTCGTGCCCGACATCCGCCGCAGTTATGCCCAGCGCGCCATGAACATGGTGATCGGCCGCCCGATGGGTTTTCGCGCCGATATCACCCAGGTCTATTCGAGCGGCGAGGCGCTGACGATCGAAACGCTCGGCATGCCGCTCGCCTCGAACGAGTCGGGCGTCGAGGGCTTCATTCTGTTCGCCGACGAAGCGCAGTCGCGCTGGGACCGCCGCTTGGCGGCTGGTACCCGCCTCTTGGGGGCCAACGTGGTGCGTCGCGATCTTGTCGATATCGGCTTCGGCGTCGACGCGGATTTCCGCGACCTCGTCGAGACGTGA
- a CDS encoding TetR/AcrR family transcriptional regulator: protein MPAGRPRSFDTDAALDAAMNVFWQYGYEGASLDLLTREMQINRPSLYGAFGDKADLFEKAIARYQEKHAGPNLRVLAQAPNLEAALADFFAASLRLVAGKSTPRGCLVACVLADASANDPRWRRLMATTAAAGRAQFATALERFVPPKTARRLGNLLAVCVPGLAVLARSGASAQELAEACEVARAACGSVGMETA, encoded by the coding sequence ATGCCGGCAGGCCGCCCGCGAAGCTTCGATACCGACGCCGCCCTCGACGCGGCGATGAATGTTTTTTGGCAGTATGGTTACGAGGGTGCCTCGCTCGACCTGCTGACCCGGGAGATGCAGATCAACCGGCCGAGCCTCTACGGCGCGTTCGGCGACAAGGCCGATCTGTTCGAAAAAGCGATCGCGCGGTACCAGGAAAAGCATGCCGGGCCGAATCTGCGCGTGCTGGCGCAAGCGCCCAATTTGGAAGCCGCGCTTGCCGATTTTTTCGCCGCTTCTTTGCGTCTCGTTGCTGGCAAATCGACGCCGCGCGGGTGCCTGGTTGCCTGCGTTCTGGCCGATGCGAGCGCCAACGATCCGCGCTGGCGCCGCCTGATGGCCACGACTGCGGCGGCCGGTCGCGCCCAGTTCGCGACGGCGCTGGAACGGTTTGTGCCGCCCAAGACCGCGCGGCGCCTCGGCAATCTGCTCGCGGTCTGCGTGCCGGGGCTGGCGGTTCTGGCCCGCTCGGGGGCCTCGGCACAGGAGCTGGCCGAAGCCTGCGAGGTTGCGCGTGCCGCCTGCGGCTCTGTTGGCATGGAAACTGCTTAA
- a CDS encoding SDR family oxidoreductase: MKRLEGKTALITGGTTGIGYETARRFLEEGAKVAITGLDAGRLADAKKSLGGNVVALRADAGDVAAQKKLATDVAAEFGKLDVLFVNAGIGLFGPFDSFSEADFDRQIGANLKGPYFLIQALLPHFGAEASIVLNTSINAHIGMPNSSLYAASKAGFLSLARTLSGELVGRGIRVNAVSPGPIATPIYGKLGLPADVVAGIAEGIRNQVPLKRFGQPVEIADTVVFLASNESRFMLGAEIIVDGGMATL; this comes from the coding sequence ATGAAACGACTCGAAGGCAAAACCGCCTTGATCACCGGCGGCACCACCGGCATTGGCTACGAAACCGCGCGCCGGTTTCTCGAAGAAGGGGCCAAGGTCGCGATCACGGGTCTCGACGCAGGCCGCTTGGCCGACGCCAAGAAGTCGCTCGGCGGCAATGTCGTCGCATTGCGCGCCGATGCGGGCGACGTCGCCGCGCAAAAGAAACTGGCTACCGATGTCGCCGCCGAATTCGGTAAGCTCGACGTGCTGTTCGTCAATGCCGGGATCGGCCTGTTCGGCCCGTTCGATAGCTTTTCCGAAGCCGATTTCGACCGCCAGATCGGCGCCAATCTCAAAGGCCCGTATTTCCTGATCCAGGCCTTGCTGCCGCATTTCGGCGCCGAAGCCTCGATCGTGCTGAATACCTCGATCAACGCGCATATCGGCATGCCCAACAGCAGCCTCTATGCCGCCAGCAAGGCGGGGTTCCTGAGCCTTGCGCGCACGCTGTCGGGCGAACTGGTAGGTCGCGGCATTCGCGTGAACGCGGTGAGCCCTGGCCCCATCGCAACGCCGATCTACGGCAAGCTCGGCCTGCCCGCCGACGTCGTTGCCGGCATAGCCGAAGGCATTCGCAACCAAGTGCCGCTTAAGCGCTTCGGCCAGCCGGTCGAAATCGCCGATACGGTTGTGTTCCTGGCTTCGAACGAATCGCGCTTCATGCTGGGTGCCGAAATCATCGTCGACGGCGGCATGGCTACACTCTAA
- a CDS encoding molybdopterin-dependent oxidoreductase: protein MPDSSAVLPAPFSQGWHSSTCPHDCPSVCALEVELLAEGRIGKVRGARANDYTAGVVCAKVARYAERQHHPDRLSQPLRRIGPKGGGLAAFAPISWDEALDETAERLKAASAKYGPETVWPYFYAGTMGLVQRDGIERLRHTMGYSRQYSTFCITLPDAGWKAGAGVKRGVDAREIADSDLVVVWGGNPVSTQVNVMTHIARARKERGAKLVVVDAYMTGTAQQADLALIVRPGTDAALALGVMHVLFAEGFADRAYMAKYTKGAAELEAHVAAKTPEWAAAICGVPADTIREFARLFGRTKRSYMRMGYGFARHRNGASSMHAASSLAAVTGAWAHRGGGAMYGQSGLYKLDKTMIEGLDRLDPNVRVLDQSRIGAVLTGNPADLGSGPPVTALFVQNTNPMNVAPDLAKVRAGFGRDDLFVCVHEQFLTDTARQADIVLPATTFLEHDDLYTASGHTYLQVARKIVEPYAQCQPNHWVLQQLAKRLGAVHPGFEMSEWELIDWTLKASGHPGAAEIHAKRWHDCAPSFETGHFLDGFGHEDGKWHFTADWAAIGPEWAGMPSLPDQMGFDAPSAEKPFRLVAAPARSFLNSTFTETPGSQAREGAPAALIHPADLAELGLADGAQVRLGNARANVRVAAKAFDGLVRGTVVVESIWPNGAYAEGLGINALTAADPGFPAGGAVFHDTAIWVRPA from the coding sequence ATGCCTGATTCAAGTGCCGTTTTGCCCGCCCCGTTTTCGCAAGGCTGGCATTCTTCGACCTGCCCGCACGATTGCCCCAGCGTGTGCGCGCTGGAGGTCGAGCTGTTGGCCGAGGGCCGCATCGGCAAGGTGCGCGGCGCGCGCGCCAACGACTACACGGCCGGCGTTGTCTGCGCGAAGGTCGCACGCTATGCCGAGCGCCAGCACCATCCCGACCGGCTCTCGCAGCCGTTGCGCCGCATCGGCCCCAAGGGCGGCGGCCTTGCGGCTTTTGCGCCGATTTCGTGGGACGAAGCGCTCGACGAGACCGCCGAGCGCCTGAAAGCGGCTTCGGCCAAATATGGGCCCGAGACCGTGTGGCCCTATTTTTATGCCGGCACGATGGGGCTCGTGCAGCGCGACGGCATCGAACGCTTGCGCCACACGATGGGTTATTCGCGCCAATACTCGACCTTCTGCATCACCTTGCCCGATGCGGGCTGGAAGGCGGGGGCGGGCGTCAAGCGCGGCGTGGATGCGCGCGAGATCGCCGACAGCGATTTGGTGGTCGTGTGGGGCGGCAATCCTGTTTCGACGCAAGTCAACGTGATGACGCATATCGCGCGCGCACGAAAAGAGCGCGGTGCGAAGCTCGTCGTCGTCGATGCGTATATGACCGGGACGGCCCAGCAGGCCGATCTAGCCTTGATCGTGCGGCCGGGCACGGATGCGGCGTTGGCACTTGGCGTGATGCATGTGCTGTTCGCCGAGGGTTTTGCCGACCGCGCCTACATGGCTAAATACACGAAGGGCGCGGCCGAGCTTGAAGCGCATGTCGCGGCCAAAACGCCCGAATGGGCGGCCGCGATCTGCGGCGTGCCGGCCGACACGATCCGCGAATTTGCGCGCCTGTTCGGGCGCACCAAGCGCAGCTACATGCGCATGGGCTACGGTTTTGCGCGCCATCGCAACGGGGCGTCGTCGATGCATGCGGCAAGCTCGCTTGCAGCCGTCACGGGGGCGTGGGCGCATCGCGGCGGCGGGGCGATGTACGGGCAGTCGGGCCTGTACAAGCTCGACAAGACGATGATCGAAGGGCTCGACCGGCTCGACCCGAATGTGCGGGTCCTCGACCAGAGCCGCATCGGCGCGGTGCTGACGGGCAATCCTGCCGATCTCGGATCGGGTCCGCCGGTCACGGCGCTGTTTGTGCAGAACACGAACCCGATGAACGTCGCCCCCGATCTAGCGAAGGTGCGCGCCGGCTTCGGGCGCGACGATCTGTTCGTTTGCGTGCACGAGCAGTTTTTGACCGACACCGCACGCCAGGCCGATATCGTGCTGCCGGCCACGACCTTCCTCGAGCACGACGATCTTTATACGGCGAGCGGCCACACCTATCTGCAGGTCGCGCGCAAAATCGTCGAACCTTATGCGCAGTGCCAGCCCAATCATTGGGTGTTGCAGCAATTGGCCAAGCGCCTGGGTGCCGTGCATCCGGGCTTCGAGATGAGCGAATGGGAGCTCATCGACTGGACGCTGAAGGCCTCGGGCCATCCGGGTGCAGCCGAGATTCACGCCAAGCGCTGGCACGATTGCGCACCCTCGTTCGAGACCGGCCATTTTCTCGACGGGTTCGGCCATGAAGACGGCAAATGGCATTTCACGGCGGATTGGGCCGCGATCGGCCCTGAATGGGCGGGCATGCCGAGCTTGCCCGACCAGATGGGCTTCGATGCGCCGAGCGCCGAGAAACCGTTCCGGCTTGTGGCAGCGCCCGCGCGCAGCTTCTTGAATTCGACCTTTACCGAAACGCCGGGCAGCCAAGCGCGCGAGGGCGCACCTGCCGCGTTGATCCATCCTGCAGATCTTGCGGAACTTGGGCTCGCGGACGGGGCGCAAGTGCGCCTCGGCAATGCACGTGCGAATGTGCGCGTGGCGGCCAAAGCGTTCGACGGGCTCGTGCGCGGCACGGTCGTCGTCGAAAGCATTTGGCCGAACGGGGCTTATGCCGAGGGGCTCGGCATCAACGCGCTCACGGCCGCCGATCCGGGCTTCCCAGCCGGCGGTGCCGTGTTCCACGACACCGCCATTTGGGTAAGGCCCGCGTAG
- a CDS encoding amidase, with product MSQSWIVSLSAGEIAARVKSGALSATTVLEAHLARIATENPTLNAICTLVEDKAREAASAVDAKVAAGIDPGPLAGIPIGIKDVHQTAGILTTYGSPTMADNVPTQDHIMIARIKDAGAVIVGKTNTPEYAAGANTVNALFGATRNPWNTQMSASGSTGGGAAALAARMIALSDGSDLGGSLRTPASFCGVVGLRPTPGLVPVYPTARAFDMLSVAGPMARNVTDCALLLQAIAGESPRDARSFPLGGRDFPAAVEGKVAGMRIAYVADFARIGVDAEVEALCKAAAYQIGTWGARVEQADMDLAFGREAFLQLRGQWMVHSHLDRLHLVERFNPNLAGNIRRGLAQGPTDIAAGEHARARMVQIWADLLETYDAVCCPCSPVAPFPVEQNYPETIAGKKLTSYIDWVAPTFLVSMVGLPAISVPCGMTASQLPVGLQIVGRRHREEDILALARSVERMRPMGFAPSHG from the coding sequence ATGTCCCAGTCCTGGATCGTCAGCCTGTCCGCCGGCGAGATCGCCGCCCGCGTCAAATCCGGGGCGTTGTCGGCGACGACGGTGCTCGAAGCGCATTTGGCGCGCATCGCGACCGAGAACCCGACGCTGAACGCAATCTGCACGCTCGTCGAAGACAAAGCGCGCGAAGCTGCATCGGCGGTCGATGCCAAGGTCGCGGCCGGCATCGATCCCGGCCCGCTTGCGGGCATTCCCATCGGCATCAAAGACGTGCACCAGACGGCCGGCATTCTAACGACATACGGCTCGCCGACGATGGCCGACAACGTGCCGACCCAAGACCACATCATGATCGCGCGCATCAAAGATGCCGGGGCCGTGATCGTCGGCAAGACCAACACGCCCGAATATGCGGCCGGTGCGAACACCGTCAACGCGCTGTTCGGCGCCACGCGCAATCCGTGGAACACGCAAATGTCGGCCTCGGGCTCGACCGGCGGCGGAGCCGCTGCCCTTGCCGCGCGCATGATTGCGCTGAGCGACGGCTCGGATCTCGGCGGCAGCCTGCGCACGCCCGCTTCCTTCTGCGGCGTGGTCGGCTTGCGGCCCACGCCGGGCTTGGTCCCGGTCTATCCGACCGCACGCGCGTTCGACATGCTGTCGGTCGCGGGGCCGATGGCGCGCAACGTCACCGACTGCGCCTTGCTGCTGCAGGCGATAGCCGGCGAAAGCCCGCGCGATGCGCGCAGCTTCCCGCTCGGCGGCCGCGATTTTCCCGCCGCCGTCGAAGGCAAAGTCGCGGGCATGCGTATCGCCTACGTGGCCGACTTCGCACGCATCGGCGTCGATGCGGAGGTCGAGGCGTTGTGCAAGGCGGCCGCCTACCAGATCGGCACCTGGGGTGCCCGCGTCGAACAGGCCGACATGGATCTCGCCTTCGGGCGCGAAGCCTTCTTGCAGTTGCGCGGCCAATGGATGGTGCATTCGCATCTCGACCGGCTGCATCTGGTCGAACGCTTCAATCCGAATCTCGCCGGCAACATAAGGCGCGGGCTTGCACAAGGCCCCACGGACATTGCGGCCGGCGAACATGCGCGTGCGCGCATGGTGCAGATCTGGGCCGATCTGCTTGAGACCTACGACGCCGTGTGCTGCCCGTGTTCGCCCGTGGCCCCGTTCCCCGTCGAGCAGAATTATCCCGAGACGATCGCAGGCAAAAAACTCACGAGCTATATCGACTGGGTCGCCCCCACCTTCCTCGTATCGATGGTGGGCTTGCCCGCGATCTCGGTGCCGTGCGGCATGACGGCTTCGCAGCTGCCGGTGGGCTTGCAGATCGTCGGTCGCCGCCATCGCGAAGAAGACATTCTGGCGCTGGCCCGCTCGGTCGAGCGCATGCGGCCTATGGGGTTTGCGCCCTCGCACGGCTGA
- a CDS encoding undecaprenyl/decaprenyl-phosphate alpha-N-acetylglucosaminyl 1-phosphate transferase has product MVEIGPAFVIAFGCGLAGAAAMARLRLLVDKPNARSSHILPTPRGGGIGLVVGVVAGCLWLGAESAWVGLGAGALVAAVAGLADDARAQGAFIKFGAQFLAAGLAMAGGAVFGIVHVPGIGPVDLGVFAGPVTFLWFVGLTNAYNFMDGLDALAASTGAVAALFAGCVLAIDGHHAIAGLAFVLAAACLGFLPLNWPRARVFMGDVGSQFLGFAFAGLGVLAANADSSGQLFWLVPLLLMHFLFDTMLTAARRAAAGENVLAAHRGHLYQLLNQSGVSHGRVSALLACFAGLQGLAALYLSTSVALALLAAFALQLVYARFVFSRARAQTP; this is encoded by the coding sequence ATGGTTGAAATCGGGCCCGCTTTTGTAATCGCGTTCGGCTGTGGCCTTGCCGGTGCTGCGGCGATGGCGCGCCTGCGTCTGCTCGTCGACAAACCGAACGCGCGCTCCTCGCATATCCTGCCGACCCCGCGCGGCGGCGGGATTGGCCTCGTCGTCGGCGTCGTGGCGGGCTGCTTGTGGTTGGGGGCGGAGAGTGCCTGGGTCGGGCTTGGCGCCGGTGCCTTGGTGGCAGCCGTGGCCGGGCTTGCCGACGATGCGCGCGCGCAAGGGGCGTTCATCAAATTCGGCGCGCAGTTTCTGGCAGCTGGTCTGGCGATGGCGGGCGGGGCGGTGTTCGGGATCGTGCATGTGCCGGGGATCGGGCCTGTCGATCTCGGCGTGTTTGCAGGCCCGGTCACGTTCCTTTGGTTTGTCGGCCTTACCAACGCCTACAATTTCATGGATGGGCTCGATGCGTTGGCCGCCTCGACGGGGGCGGTTGCGGCCCTGTTTGCAGGCTGCGTGCTCGCGATCGACGGGCATCACGCCATTGCGGGGCTTGCCTTCGTGCTTGCGGCCGCGTGCTTGGGTTTTCTGCCGCTCAATTGGCCGCGCGCGCGCGTTTTCATGGGCGACGTGGGCTCGCAGTTTCTGGGTTTCGCCTTTGCGGGGCTCGGCGTGCTCGCCGCCAATGCCGACTCAAGCGGCCAGCTTTTCTGGCTGGTTCCGCTGCTGCTCATGCATTTCCTGTTCGACACGATGCTGACCGCCGCACGCCGGGCGGCGGCGGGCGAAAACGTGCTCGCCGCCCATCGCGGGCATCTTTACCAGCTTCTGAACCAGTCCGGCGTGTCGCACGGGCGCGTGTCGGCGTTGCTCGCCTGCTTTGCAGGTTTGCAAGGGCTTGCAGCTTTGTACCTGTCCACCAGCGTGGCCCTCGCCCTCCTTGCGGCGTTTGCGCTGCAGCTGGTTTACGCGCGCTTCGTGTTCAGCCGTGCGAGGGCGCAAACCCCATAG
- a CDS encoding ABC transporter permease: protein MNKDKMIVYVTPIATVVGLFVFWEIACIAFKIPVFILPRPSIIFDTLVLRWGPIWHNAAFTLTTTMIGFGIAVVVGMAIGLLIGASRVVYAGLYPVLIGFNSVPKVAVVPVLVIWFGIGAVPAILTAFMIAFLPIAVNVATGLATIEPEMRDVLRSLGARKMQILWKVGIPRSLPYFFASLKVSITLAFVGSVVAETVASNEGIGYLMIAASSRFDVPLVFAGLLVIAVMGVVMYAVTVLLEQHFTGWATRGQEGTT, encoded by the coding sequence ATGAACAAAGACAAAATGATCGTCTACGTGACCCCCATTGCGACGGTGGTGGGCCTGTTTGTGTTCTGGGAAATCGCCTGCATCGCCTTCAAGATCCCTGTCTTCATCCTGCCGCGCCCGAGCATCATTTTCGATACGCTCGTGCTGCGCTGGGGCCCGATCTGGCACAACGCCGCCTTCACGCTCACCACCACGATGATCGGCTTCGGCATCGCGGTGGTCGTCGGTATGGCCATCGGCCTTTTGATCGGCGCTTCGCGCGTCGTCTATGCCGGCCTCTATCCGGTGCTGATCGGCTTCAACTCGGTGCCGAAAGTGGCCGTGGTCCCCGTGCTGGTGATTTGGTTCGGCATCGGTGCCGTACCTGCCATTTTGACCGCGTTCATGATCGCATTCCTGCCCATTGCCGTGAACGTCGCGACCGGGCTTGCCACGATCGAGCCCGAGATGCGCGACGTGCTGCGCTCGCTGGGCGCGCGCAAGATGCAGATCCTGTGGAAGGTAGGCATTCCGCGCTCGCTGCCCTATTTCTTCGCCTCGCTCAAAGTCTCGATCACGCTTGCCTTTGTGGGCTCGGTCGTGGCCGAAACCGTCGCCTCGAACGAGGGTATTGGCTATCTGATGATCGCGGCCTCCTCGCGCTTCGACGTGCCGCTGGTGTTCGCAGGGCTTCTGGTGATTGCCGTGATGGGCGTCGTCATGTATGCCGTGACGGTGCTGCTCGAGCAGCATTTCACCGGCTGGGCAACGCGCGGCCAAGAAGGCACCACGTAA
- a CDS encoding RidA family protein — MTVKYLKPGARMSQATVHGSTVYVAGQVAADPVADVKKQTQQILAQIDELLAMAATDKTKLLSANIWLADMRSFADMNAVWDGWVVAGHTPARATVEAKLAGPQYLVEIAVIAAI, encoded by the coding sequence ATGACCGTCAAATATCTGAAGCCTGGCGCACGCATGAGCCAGGCGACTGTGCATGGCTCGACCGTCTATGTCGCAGGCCAAGTCGCCGCCGACCCCGTGGCGGACGTCAAGAAACAGACGCAACAGATCCTCGCCCAAATCGACGAGTTACTGGCGATGGCCGCGACCGACAAGACCAAGCTCCTGTCGGCCAATATCTGGCTTGCCGACATGCGCAGCTTTGCCGACATGAATGCGGTGTGGGATGGCTGGGTCGTTGCCGGCCACACGCCCGCGCGTGCCACCGTCGAAGCCAAGCTTGCCGGCCCGCAATATCTCGTGGAAATCGCGGTTATCGCGGCGATCTAA
- the xdhC gene encoding xanthine dehydrogenase accessory protein XdhC, producing MTLLQVPSDDWLGALASARAQGFGTTLVTILETEGSAPREGGTKMLVTSDGQTGSIGGGHLELKALEKARVLLADAAARPQIERYALGPALGQCCGGSVTLLFEPFAAAAWNVWIFGAGHVGKALVHQLAGLPLRAVLADARPEQFPDALPANCTKLVESVLEDAVKDVPPGAAALVMTHSHDLDLILVERLLRRGDLAYVGLIGSASKRKRFEARLSAKGVDWRKLVCPIGLPEIDDKHPHAIAIGVAAQLLKHRAASTEAVRPAPELTSVRSPR from the coding sequence ATGACGCTGCTGCAAGTCCCCAGCGACGATTGGCTTGGCGCGCTTGCAAGCGCGCGTGCGCAAGGGTTTGGCACGACACTCGTGACCATCCTCGAAACGGAAGGCTCGGCCCCGCGCGAGGGCGGCACGAAAATGCTGGTCACTTCCGACGGTCAAACCGGTTCGATCGGCGGCGGGCATCTCGAGCTCAAAGCGCTCGAAAAAGCACGCGTGTTGCTGGCCGATGCGGCGGCCCGTCCGCAGATCGAGCGCTACGCGCTGGGGCCGGCGCTCGGCCAATGCTGCGGCGGCTCGGTTACGCTGCTGTTCGAGCCGTTTGCGGCGGCCGCGTGGAACGTCTGGATTTTCGGCGCGGGGCACGTGGGCAAGGCGCTTGTGCATCAATTGGCGGGCCTGCCGCTGCGCGCCGTCCTCGCCGATGCGCGGCCCGAGCAGTTCCCCGACGCGCTCCCCGCCAACTGCACGAAGCTCGTCGAGTCCGTGCTCGAAGATGCGGTCAAAGACGTGCCGCCGGGGGCTGCCGCCCTTGTGATGACGCACAGCCACGATCTCGACCTCATCCTCGTCGAGCGGCTCTTGCGGCGCGGCGATCTTGCTTACGTCGGGCTGATCGGCTCGGCTTCCAAACGCAAACGCTTCGAAGCGCGCCTGTCGGCCAAGGGCGTCGATTGGAGAAAACTCGTCTGCCCGATCGGACTGCCCGAGATCGACGACAAACATCCGCACGCGATCGCGATCGGCGTTGCCGCACAGCTCTTGAAGCACCGGGCGGCCAGCACAGAAGCCGTCCGCCCGGCACCGGAATTGACTTCCGTTAGATCGCCGCGATAA